Below is a genomic region from Vulgatibacter sp..
GCGCGGCAGACCCAGGAGGCGACGGCGGAGCAGGCCCGCGCCCTGCGCGATCTGGTGAAGAGCAACGGGCAGATCACCGGCAACGCCGAGAAGGTCTCCCGGGCGATGCAGGAGCAGGCCACCGGCGCCGTGGAGCTGGCCCGTGCCTCCGCGCGGATGCGCACCCTCACCCAGCAGACCAGCCAGGCGGTGGGCGAGCAGACCCGCGCGCTCGGTGCGGTGGCAGGCCTCGTCGAGGAGACCGCCGCTGCGAGCCAGCGCGCCCAGACCGGTCTCGCCGAGCAGGCGCGCGCGGCCCAGGAGGTCGCCAAGGCGATGGACGACGCGCGCCGCCTCGCGGCACAGACCGCCAAGGCCCTCAGCGAGCAGGGGCGCACCATGCTCCAGCTCGATGGCGGCGTCGGCGAGGTGGCCCGCCTCGCAGCGCAGGTCACCAGCGCCACCGAGGAACAGGCGAAGGCCCTCGGCGCGGTGACCCGCGACGGCGCCGACGTGCGCCGGATCGCCGTACAGACCGCAACGGCGGTGGGCGAGCAGGCGGAGGCGCTGGGCTCGATGGCGTCCTCCGCCGTGGAGCAGACGCGCCTCCTCCACGAGATCGTCCAGGGCGCCGCGGAGCAGGCGAGCGCGAGCCAGCAGCTCGGGCAGGCGGTGACCGACATGCGCGGCAGGATCCGCGAGGTGGTCCAGGCGGTGTCGCGGACCGCAGGCGGCAGCGCCAACGTGGCGGCGGAGGTCGCCCGGATCGCCGAGGAGATCGGCGAGCTGCGGCAGGTCCACGAGGAGAACGCGGCGCAGATCGAGGCGCTCAACTCGGCGCTGCACGGACTCCAGGCGGAGCAGGAAGCCGGGGGAATGCGATGAATACGTCGGGACTCTCCCAGGGGGAGCAGGAACGAATCGCGGCGATCGATCGCATCGTCGCCTCGGAGAGCGATCCGGTCGGCCCACTCCTCGAGCGGCTGGACGAGAAGAGCTGGGCGGTGCGCCGCGCGGTGGTGGCGGCGCTGGCGAGCCTCGGTGACGCCGCCGTGCCCCCGCTCTGCAATCTCCTCCGGAGCTCGCGCGACGACGAAGCGCGCATCGCCGCCGCCGTCGACGCCCTGGTGGCTTCGGTGGGCGATGCGGATCGCTGCGTGGCGGGACTGGCCGGCGACCCCAACCCGGCGGTTGCAGCGGACGCCGCGCAGATCCTCGGGAGGCGCAGGAGCCGGAGTGAGGTGCCGACCCTCGTCCAGCTCATCGACCACGAGGACGACAACGTGGCGGTGGCGGCGATCGAGGCGCTCGGACGCATCGGCGGCAGGGCCGCCGTCGACTCCCTCATCCGCGCCGTGGGCAGCGGCAACTTCTTCCGGGTATTCCCCGCCGTCGACGTGCTCGGGCGGAGCGGCGATCCGCGCGCGGTGGCGCCGCTGGCCGGCCTCGCCGAGAACCCGGTCTACGGCAGCGAAGCGGTGCGCTCCCTGGGCAGGACCGGCGAAAGACAGGCGGTGGCGCCCCTCGCTGCGCTGATCTGCAAGCGCTCCGACGCAGCCGTCCGCCTGGGGGCGGTGGCCCTCGCCGAGCTGGCGCAGCGCCATTACGAGCGCTACGGCGACCCCGCCGTCATCGACGACGCGGTGCGCCTGGCGACGCCGGCGGCCCCGGCGACCCGGCGCCTCGCGCAGGTGCTGCCGGAGGCGGAGTCGGGCGAGCAGGTCGCGATCTGCAGGCTCCTCGGCGTCCTCGGCGGCGAGCATGCGGTGGCGGCCCTGACCCAGCAGCTCGACGCGCCGAGCCCGGTCTCCGAAGCAGCGGCAGCTGCACTCAAGCGCCTCGGCAGGGAATCCGACCAGCCCCTCCTGCTCGCGCTGCGCGAAGGAGACTCGGCCCGCCGCCGCGTCCTTCTCCCACTGGTGAGCCGGGCGACCGCAGCGGACGAGGTCGTGCGCTGCCTCGGCGATCCGGACGCCACGGTCCGGGCGCTGGCGGCGGATGCCCTCGCCCGGCTCGGAAATCCCGCCTTGGTCCCCGCCCTCTTTCCGCTCCTCGCCGACGAGAATCCCCGCGTGGCGCAGGCTGCCGCTGGCGCGATCCAATCCCTCGGCAGCCCGCTCACCGAGAAGCTGGCCCTGGAGGCGGCGCGCTCCGGCGAAGCCCGCGTCCGCAGGGCAGCGTTGCGCATCCTCGGCTATTTCGGCTACGCGTCGGCGCTGCCGGTCTTCGAGGCGGCGCTGCGCGATCCCGATCCCCGGCTGCGGGAGGCTGCGCTGCAGGGTCTCGCCTACATCGACGAGCCGCGTGCCCTCGAGGCGCTGCTCGAGGCCGCCCGCGACGAGGAGGACAGGACCCGCGCCCTCGCCATGCGCTCGCTGGGGCAGGTGACCGAGGACCTGCGCGTCACCTCCTATCTCCTCCGCGGTCTCGCCGATCGGGATCCCTGGGTTCGCTACTACGCCTGCCAGGCCCTGGGCCGGCAGGGAGTCGAGGTCGCGGCGCGCCCGATCGCGGAGCGACTCGACGACGATGCGGGACAGGTGCGGGTCGCCGCCGTCGACGCCCTCTCCCACCTGCAGACGCCCCTGGCCAGCGAGGCCTTGCGCCGCGCCGCGCGATCCGCGGATCCGGACGTGTGCAGGGCGGCGCTCATCGGCCTCGGGATCCGGCGAGAGCGCGACGCGCTCGGCATCCTCCTCGAGCGGAGCCGCGACACCGATGCCGCGACGCGCCTCGTGGCGATCTCGGCCATGGCCGATTTCTCGGGCGACGAGGTGGAGGAGGCCCTCGCCACCGCGGCGCGGGACGAGGAGGAGAGCGTGCGCACCGCCGCGGTCGGATTCCTCGCTGCCCGTCCGGGCAAGAGCGCCACCTTGCGCCTCGTGGGAATGGCTGGCGTGGCGCCGGTGCGCGAACTCGTCGACGCGGGCCTCTCGGTTCCGGTGGAGGGCCGCGTCGAGGGGATCGTCGAGGCGCTCGCCGATGCCGATGACGAGTTGGCGCCGCGGCTCGTCTCGGCGCTCCTCCGCATGAGGCTGCCCGACGCAGGCGCCCTGCTCCGCCGTGTCGCGGGCCTTCCCAACGCCCCGGCGCGGAAGGCCGCGATGGGCGCGCTGGCCAGCATCGGCGAGCGGGAGGTGCTGCAGACCGCCGCGGCGAGCGACGTCGACCCCGAGGTGCGCCGGATCGCCACCCTGCTCCTCTCGGATTGAAAGCCCCCGTGGACCTTCCCCTCTCGCCACAGGTCTTCGCGATCTTCTCCGCTCTCATCGAGGAGCGGAGCGGCCTCCACTACGGCCTGCAGGAACGCGAGCTGCTGTCCGACAAGCTCACCACGCGCGCCATCGAGGCGGGCTTCACCTCGCTCCTCGACTACTATTACTTCCTCCGCTACGACGCCGACAGCGGACCCGAGTTCGAGCAGCTCGTCGACGCGCTCGTGGTCGGGGAGACCTATTTCTTCCGCGAGTGGGACCAGGTCGTCGCGCTGGTCGATCGTGAGCTCGCGTCCCTGGCGCGGGATCGCAAGGTGCGGATCTGGTCCGCTGCCTGCTCCACCGGCGAGGAACCGCTCTCCCTGGCGATGCTGCTCGAGGATCGCGGGCTGCTCGATCGGGCGGAGATCGTGGCGAGCGACATCAGCGGCAGGGCGCTGGCCCGGGCGAAGCGCGGGGTCTACAGCCGCCGTGCGCTGCGGCAGGTCCCCGAACGGCACCTCGTCGAGCGCTGGCTCGAGGTCCATCCCGACGAGATCCGCATCGATCGCTCCCTCATCGATCGGATCGATTGGCGCCGGATCAACCTGCTCGACGACGCAGCGGTCGGCTCGATCGGCACGGTGGACGCCATCCTCTGCCGCAACGTCCTCATCTACTTCCGGGACGACGTGATCACGCAGGTGGTCGACCGGCTCGCGTCGGCGCTGCGCCCGGGTGGCGTGCTCGCGGTCGGCGTCTCGGAATCGCTCCTCCGCTTCGGTACCCGGCTCGCCTGCGAGGAGCGCGGCGGCTTCTTCTTCTACCGGAGGACATGATGATCCGCGTCGTCGTCGTGGACGACTCCGCCTTCGCCCGCAAGGTGATGCGCCAGATCCTGGGCAGCGCCGCGGACATCGAGGTAGTGGACATCGCCCGGGACGGACTCGAAGCGCTCGAGCGGATCGACGAGCTGCAGCCCGACGTCGTCACCCTCGACCTGGTGATGCCCCACCTCGACGGCATCGGCGTCCTCCGGGCGCTGCAGGGCAAGGCGGGCCCGCGGGCCGTGGTGGTGAGCACCTCCGACGCGGAGAGCGAGCTGGGCATCGAGGCCCTCGAGCTCGGCGCGGTGGACGTGGTCGCCAAGCCCACCGCGCTCGCCACCGACCGCCTCTTCGAGATCCGCGAGGACCTGCTCGAGAAGGTGCGCGCCGCCGCAGGGGCCAGGCCGCTCGTCGCCACGACCGAAGAGCCGCTCCCGCTGCCGGCGGTTTCGGAGCGGATCGAGCTGGTGGCGGTGGGTACCTCCACCGGCGGGCCCCCTGCCCTGACCCGCTTTCTCTCCGGCCTTCCCCGGGAGTTGCCGGTGCCGGTGGTGATCGCCCTCCACATTCCCGCGGGATTCACCGAGGCCCTCGCCCGCAGGCTGAACGGTCTCTGTGCCATCGAGGTCTGCGAGGCTGCCGACGGCATGGAGCTCGCACCGGGACGGGCGGTGATCGCCCCGGGCGGCAGGCAGCTCCACGTCCGACGCAAGGGCGGCCGCCTCGTCGCCCGCATCGACGACGAGCCCGTGGGGACCGCGCACAAGCCCTCCGTCGACGTGCTCTTCTCGTCGGTGGCGGAGGCGGTCGGGCCCGCTGCCCTCGGCCTGGTCCTCACCGGCATGGGCGACGACGGCCTGGCCGGCTCCAGGGCGCTGGCAGCAGCAGGCGCCACCCTGCTCACCGAGTCGCCGGAGAGCTGCGTCGTCTATGGAATGCCGCGGGTGGTCTCCGAAGCAGGCCTCTCCGCGGGCTCGGCCCCGATCGATGCGATGGCCCGGCTCGTCCTCTCCCGCCTCTGAGGCGAATGAGAACGCTCCGCCCCTGCGGGACGGATTGGCCCGGGCGGACGGTTGGTGTAGGAGGCGTGCGCGCAGCTTCTGCGCCGGCCGGAGGATTGGATGTCGCTCGTCGCGCTCAGAACCCAGGGGAAGCGGGTCCCCGTCGCAGCCCGCCCCTTTCTGCCCACCACCCGCGAGGAGATGGAGGCGCGGGGCTGGGACGAGCTCGACGTGGTCCTCGTCACCGGCGACGCCTACGTCGATCATCCCGCGTTCGGCGTGGCGGTGATCGGCCGTGTGCTCGAGGCGGCGGGCTACCGCGTGGGTGTCATCGCCCAGCCGGCCTGGCGCTCCGCCGACGACTTCCGGACCCTGGGGCGGCCGCGGCTCGCCTTCGCCATCACCGCCGGCAACATGGACTCGATGGTGAACCGCTACACCGCCCACAAGCGGCGGCGCAGCGAGGACGCCTACTCGCCGGACGGCCATCCCGACCTGCGCCCGGACCGGGCCGCGACCGTCTACGCCAACCGCTGCCGCGAGGCCTTCTCCGGCGTGCCGGTGCTCCTCGGCGGCGTCGAGGCCTCGCTCCGCCGCCTGGCCCACTACGACTATTGGGACGACAAGGTCCGCCGCTCGATCCTCTTCGACTCGAAGGCCGATCTCGTGATCTTCGGCCAGGGCGAGAAGCCCGTGCTCGAGGTGATGGCGCGCCTCGCTCGCGGGGTGCCGGCGAAGGAGATCGACGACGTCCGCGGCGTCGCGCTGGTGCGCAAAGCTTGGGACGATCTGCCGGCGAAGTGGGGTCGCGCGGTGCTCGAGCTCCCGTCGTTCGAGGAGATCTGCGCCTCGAAGGAGAGCTACGCGAACTTCTCGCGGCTCTACCACCTCGAGCACAACCCGGACAA
It encodes:
- a CDS encoding HEAT repeat domain-containing protein, whose product is MNTSGLSQGEQERIAAIDRIVASESDPVGPLLERLDEKSWAVRRAVVAALASLGDAAVPPLCNLLRSSRDDEARIAAAVDALVASVGDADRCVAGLAGDPNPAVAADAAQILGRRRSRSEVPTLVQLIDHEDDNVAVAAIEALGRIGGRAAVDSLIRAVGSGNFFRVFPAVDVLGRSGDPRAVAPLAGLAENPVYGSEAVRSLGRTGERQAVAPLAALICKRSDAAVRLGAVALAELAQRHYERYGDPAVIDDAVRLATPAAPATRRLAQVLPEAESGEQVAICRLLGVLGGEHAVAALTQQLDAPSPVSEAAAAALKRLGRESDQPLLLALREGDSARRRVLLPLVSRATAADEVVRCLGDPDATVRALAADALARLGNPALVPALFPLLADENPRVAQAAAGAIQSLGSPLTEKLALEAARSGEARVRRAALRILGYFGYASALPVFEAALRDPDPRLREAALQGLAYIDEPRALEALLEAARDEEDRTRALAMRSLGQVTEDLRVTSYLLRGLADRDPWVRYYACQALGRQGVEVAARPIAERLDDDAGQVRVAAVDALSHLQTPLASEALRRAARSADPDVCRAALIGLGIRRERDALGILLERSRDTDAATRLVAISAMADFSGDEVEEALATAARDEEESVRTAAVGFLAARPGKSATLRLVGMAGVAPVRELVDAGLSVPVEGRVEGIVEALADADDELAPRLVSALLRMRLPDAGALLRRVAGLPNAPARKAAMGALASIGEREVLQTAAASDVDPEVRRIATLLLSD
- a CDS encoding CheR family methyltransferase, with amino-acid sequence MDLPLSPQVFAIFSALIEERSGLHYGLQERELLSDKLTTRAIEAGFTSLLDYYYFLRYDADSGPEFEQLVDALVVGETYFFREWDQVVALVDRELASLARDRKVRIWSAACSTGEEPLSLAMLLEDRGLLDRAEIVASDISGRALARAKRGVYSRRALRQVPERHLVERWLEVHPDEIRIDRSLIDRIDWRRINLLDDAAVGSIGTVDAILCRNVLIYFRDDVITQVVDRLASALRPGGVLAVGVSESLLRFGTRLACEERGGFFFYRRT
- the cheB gene encoding chemotaxis-specific protein-glutamate methyltransferase CheB, whose translation is MMIRVVVVDDSAFARKVMRQILGSAADIEVVDIARDGLEALERIDELQPDVVTLDLVMPHLDGIGVLRALQGKAGPRAVVVSTSDAESELGIEALELGAVDVVAKPTALATDRLFEIREDLLEKVRAAAGARPLVATTEEPLPLPAVSERIELVAVGTSTGGPPALTRFLSGLPRELPVPVVIALHIPAGFTEALARRLNGLCAIEVCEAADGMELAPGRAVIAPGGRQLHVRRKGGRLVARIDDEPVGTAHKPSVDVLFSSVAEAVGPAALGLVLTGMGDDGLAGSRALAAAGATLLTESPESCVVYGMPRVVSEAGLSAGSAPIDAMARLVLSRL